The following proteins are encoded in a genomic region of Phalacrocorax carbo chromosome 2, bPhaCar2.1, whole genome shotgun sequence:
- the LOC135312164 gene encoding zinc finger protein 287-like isoform X2 yields the protein MAELKDRLEAVERRLERAEAALRDGPPWALRLPAVLVTFEDVAVRFSRQEWASLDDGQKELYRTVMEGNYETLVSLYCALSKPELLSQIEREELRTPPLEPDLEGAGMSPVPPVELDRPSDDGLLETKAGDPCGGNSKDQEESRSLAVAANCSAPHAPHEATAVPADLSQPTPSPSCPLSTWCCEAVNPNRSLLPPHAAGTGMEPFLPPRRGWQPRDAEVGIPTEVPQEGVAAEKPAVPETPSKGVEVEEDVKDSGSGGQGAVADVPKELSKAAMLDVCRATAEADPSCAVASPGEPVEGSCMGRTAACQRNSTREKFYSCPICRKNFLLKINLVIHQRSHSNWVPYICAHCDRSFMSKKKIRRHLRFRESKGFCQPSEAEECSSRAPCPASQPRAPSAVWEKPSPTRYPLSPGKMMYTCNECMENFSSQSFLILHQRRHTNHHLILCPCCNRTFTWASDFVRHHQIHTGERPYQCGVCQKTFKRHYHLSVHQRIHGRQERPFPCGNQLPVPAAPV from the exons atggcggaGCTGAAAGACCGCCTCGAGGCGGTGGAGCGGCGGCTGGAGCGGGCGGAGGCGGCGCTGCGGGACGGGCCGCCTTGGGCGCTGCGGCTGCCCGCG gtGCTGGTGACGTTCGAGGACGTGGCGGTGCGCTTCAGCCGGCAGGAGTGGGCGAGCCTGGACGACGGGCAGAAGGAGCTCTACAGGACCGTGATGGAGGGCAACTACGAGACGCTGGTGTCCTTGT ATTGTGCCCTGTCCAAGCCTGAACTCTTATCTCAGATTGAACGAGAAGAGCTGCGCACACCACCGCTGGAGCCAGACCTGGAAGGTGCCGGCATGTCCCCGGTGCCGCCTGTAG agCTGGACCGCCCGAGCGATGATGGTCTGCTGGAGACGAAGGCAGGGGACCCTTGCGGTGGGAACTCTAAGGAccaggaggaaagcaggagcCTGGCGGTCGCGGCGAACTGCAGTGCAC CACATGCCCCGCACGAAGCCACCGCTGTCCCGGCAGATCTCAGCCAGCCGACCCCGtctccttcctgccctctctCCACGTGGTGCTGTGAAGCGGTGAATCCAAACCgctctctgctgcctccccaCGCAGCAGGTACTGGGATGGagcccttcctccctcctcggCGGGGCTGGCAGCCTCGAG ATGCCGAGGTGGGGATCCCAACGGAGGTGCCGCAGGAGGGGGTCGCCGCGGAGAAGCCGGCGGTGCCTGAAACACCCTCGAAGGGTGTGGAAGTGGAGGAGGATGTGAAAGATTCAGGGAGTGGCGGCCAGGGTGCGGTGGCTGATGTTCCCAAAGAGCTGAGCAAGGCGGCGATGCTGGATGTCTGCAGAGCTACGGCAGAGGCGGACCCCAGCTGTGCCGTCGCCTCCCCGGGAGAGCCCGTGGAGGGCTCCTGCATGGGCCGCACGGCGGCCTGCCAGCGAAACTCCACCCGGGAGAAATTCTACTCCTGCCCCATATGCAGGAAAAACTTTCTGCTGAAGATCAACCTCGTCATCCACCAGCGGAGCCACAGCAACTGGGTGCCCTACATCTGCGCGCACTGCGACCGGAGCTTCATGTCCAAGAAGAAGATCCGACGTCACCTGCGGTTCCGGGAGTCCAAGGGGTTCTGCCAGCCCTCGGAGGCAGAGGAGTGCTCCAGCCGGGCGCCgtgccctgcctcccagccccgAGCCCCCAGTGCCGTGTGGGAGAAGCCCAGCCCCACCAGATACCCGCTGTCGCCTGGCAAAATGATGTACACGTGCAATGAGTGCATGGAGAACTTCTCCAGCCAGAGCTTTCTGATCCTGCACCAGCGCCGGCACACTAACCACCACCTCATCCTCTGTCCCTGCTGCAACCGGACCTTCACCTGGGCCTCGGATTTTGTCCGCCACCACCAGATCCACACGGGCGAGCGGCCCTACCAGTGCGGCGTCTGCCAGAAGACTTTCAAGCGTCATTACCACCTCAGCGTGCACCAGAGGATCCACGGGCGGCAGGAGAGGCCCTTCCCCTGCGGCAACCAGCTCCCCGTGCCGGCGGCACCCGTCTAA
- the LOC135312164 gene encoding zinc finger protein 777-like isoform X4, which translates to MAELKDRLEAVERRLERAEAALRDGPPWALRLPAVLVTFEDVAVRFSRQEWASLDDGQKELYRTVMEGNYETLVSLYCALSKPELLSQIEREELRTPPLEPDLEGAGMSPVPPVELDRPSDDGLLETKAGDPCGGNSKDQEESRSLAVAANCSAPHAPHEATAVPADLSQPTPSPSCPLSTWCCEAVNPNRSLLPPHAADAEVGIPTEVPQEGVAAEKPAVPETPSKGVEVEEDVKDSGSGGQGAVADVPKELSKAAMLDVCRATAEADPSCAVASPGEPVEGSCMGRTAACQRNSTREKFYSCPICRKNFLLKINLVIHQRSHSNWVPYICAHCDRSFMSKKKIRRHLRFRESKGFCQPSEAEECSSRAPCPASQPRAPSAVWEKPSPTRYPLSPGKMMYTCNECMENFSSQSFLILHQRRHTNHHLILCPCCNRTFTWASDFVRHHQIHTGERPYQCGVCQKTFKRHYHLSVHQRIHGRQERPFPCGNQLPVPAAPV; encoded by the exons atggcggaGCTGAAAGACCGCCTCGAGGCGGTGGAGCGGCGGCTGGAGCGGGCGGAGGCGGCGCTGCGGGACGGGCCGCCTTGGGCGCTGCGGCTGCCCGCG gtGCTGGTGACGTTCGAGGACGTGGCGGTGCGCTTCAGCCGGCAGGAGTGGGCGAGCCTGGACGACGGGCAGAAGGAGCTCTACAGGACCGTGATGGAGGGCAACTACGAGACGCTGGTGTCCTTGT ATTGTGCCCTGTCCAAGCCTGAACTCTTATCTCAGATTGAACGAGAAGAGCTGCGCACACCACCGCTGGAGCCAGACCTGGAAGGTGCCGGCATGTCCCCGGTGCCGCCTGTAG agCTGGACCGCCCGAGCGATGATGGTCTGCTGGAGACGAAGGCAGGGGACCCTTGCGGTGGGAACTCTAAGGAccaggaggaaagcaggagcCTGGCGGTCGCGGCGAACTGCAGTGCAC CACATGCCCCGCACGAAGCCACCGCTGTCCCGGCAGATCTCAGCCAGCCGACCCCGtctccttcctgccctctctCCACGTGGTGCTGTGAAGCGGTGAATCCAAACCgctctctgctgcctccccaCGCAGCAG ATGCCGAGGTGGGGATCCCAACGGAGGTGCCGCAGGAGGGGGTCGCCGCGGAGAAGCCGGCGGTGCCTGAAACACCCTCGAAGGGTGTGGAAGTGGAGGAGGATGTGAAAGATTCAGGGAGTGGCGGCCAGGGTGCGGTGGCTGATGTTCCCAAAGAGCTGAGCAAGGCGGCGATGCTGGATGTCTGCAGAGCTACGGCAGAGGCGGACCCCAGCTGTGCCGTCGCCTCCCCGGGAGAGCCCGTGGAGGGCTCCTGCATGGGCCGCACGGCGGCCTGCCAGCGAAACTCCACCCGGGAGAAATTCTACTCCTGCCCCATATGCAGGAAAAACTTTCTGCTGAAGATCAACCTCGTCATCCACCAGCGGAGCCACAGCAACTGGGTGCCCTACATCTGCGCGCACTGCGACCGGAGCTTCATGTCCAAGAAGAAGATCCGACGTCACCTGCGGTTCCGGGAGTCCAAGGGGTTCTGCCAGCCCTCGGAGGCAGAGGAGTGCTCCAGCCGGGCGCCgtgccctgcctcccagccccgAGCCCCCAGTGCCGTGTGGGAGAAGCCCAGCCCCACCAGATACCCGCTGTCGCCTGGCAAAATGATGTACACGTGCAATGAGTGCATGGAGAACTTCTCCAGCCAGAGCTTTCTGATCCTGCACCAGCGCCGGCACACTAACCACCACCTCATCCTCTGTCCCTGCTGCAACCGGACCTTCACCTGGGCCTCGGATTTTGTCCGCCACCACCAGATCCACACGGGCGAGCGGCCCTACCAGTGCGGCGTCTGCCAGAAGACTTTCAAGCGTCATTACCACCTCAGCGTGCACCAGAGGATCCACGGGCGGCAGGAGAGGCCCTTCCCCTGCGGCAACCAGCTCCCCGTGCCGGCGGCACCCGTCTAA
- the LOC135312164 gene encoding zinc finger protein 777-like isoform X3 — MAELKDRLEAVERRLERAEAALRDGPPWALRLPAVLVTFEDVAVRFSRQEWASLDDGQKELYRTVMEGNYETLVSLYCALSKPELLSQIEREELRTPPLEPDLEGAGMSPVPPVELDRPSDDGLLETKAGDPCGGNSKDQEESRSLAVAANCSAPHAPHEATAVPADLSQPTPSPSCPLSTWCCEAVNPNRSLLPPHAAADAEVGIPTEVPQEGVAAEKPAVPETPSKGVEVEEDVKDSGSGGQGAVADVPKELSKAAMLDVCRATAEADPSCAVASPGEPVEGSCMGRTAACQRNSTREKFYSCPICRKNFLLKINLVIHQRSHSNWVPYICAHCDRSFMSKKKIRRHLRFRESKGFCQPSEAEECSSRAPCPASQPRAPSAVWEKPSPTRYPLSPGKMMYTCNECMENFSSQSFLILHQRRHTNHHLILCPCCNRTFTWASDFVRHHQIHTGERPYQCGVCQKTFKRHYHLSVHQRIHGRQERPFPCGNQLPVPAAPV, encoded by the exons atggcggaGCTGAAAGACCGCCTCGAGGCGGTGGAGCGGCGGCTGGAGCGGGCGGAGGCGGCGCTGCGGGACGGGCCGCCTTGGGCGCTGCGGCTGCCCGCG gtGCTGGTGACGTTCGAGGACGTGGCGGTGCGCTTCAGCCGGCAGGAGTGGGCGAGCCTGGACGACGGGCAGAAGGAGCTCTACAGGACCGTGATGGAGGGCAACTACGAGACGCTGGTGTCCTTGT ATTGTGCCCTGTCCAAGCCTGAACTCTTATCTCAGATTGAACGAGAAGAGCTGCGCACACCACCGCTGGAGCCAGACCTGGAAGGTGCCGGCATGTCCCCGGTGCCGCCTGTAG agCTGGACCGCCCGAGCGATGATGGTCTGCTGGAGACGAAGGCAGGGGACCCTTGCGGTGGGAACTCTAAGGAccaggaggaaagcaggagcCTGGCGGTCGCGGCGAACTGCAGTGCAC CACATGCCCCGCACGAAGCCACCGCTGTCCCGGCAGATCTCAGCCAGCCGACCCCGtctccttcctgccctctctCCACGTGGTGCTGTGAAGCGGTGAATCCAAACCgctctctgctgcctccccaCGCAGCAG CAGATGCCGAGGTGGGGATCCCAACGGAGGTGCCGCAGGAGGGGGTCGCCGCGGAGAAGCCGGCGGTGCCTGAAACACCCTCGAAGGGTGTGGAAGTGGAGGAGGATGTGAAAGATTCAGGGAGTGGCGGCCAGGGTGCGGTGGCTGATGTTCCCAAAGAGCTGAGCAAGGCGGCGATGCTGGATGTCTGCAGAGCTACGGCAGAGGCGGACCCCAGCTGTGCCGTCGCCTCCCCGGGAGAGCCCGTGGAGGGCTCCTGCATGGGCCGCACGGCGGCCTGCCAGCGAAACTCCACCCGGGAGAAATTCTACTCCTGCCCCATATGCAGGAAAAACTTTCTGCTGAAGATCAACCTCGTCATCCACCAGCGGAGCCACAGCAACTGGGTGCCCTACATCTGCGCGCACTGCGACCGGAGCTTCATGTCCAAGAAGAAGATCCGACGTCACCTGCGGTTCCGGGAGTCCAAGGGGTTCTGCCAGCCCTCGGAGGCAGAGGAGTGCTCCAGCCGGGCGCCgtgccctgcctcccagccccgAGCCCCCAGTGCCGTGTGGGAGAAGCCCAGCCCCACCAGATACCCGCTGTCGCCTGGCAAAATGATGTACACGTGCAATGAGTGCATGGAGAACTTCTCCAGCCAGAGCTTTCTGATCCTGCACCAGCGCCGGCACACTAACCACCACCTCATCCTCTGTCCCTGCTGCAACCGGACCTTCACCTGGGCCTCGGATTTTGTCCGCCACCACCAGATCCACACGGGCGAGCGGCCCTACCAGTGCGGCGTCTGCCAGAAGACTTTCAAGCGTCATTACCACCTCAGCGTGCACCAGAGGATCCACGGGCGGCAGGAGAGGCCCTTCCCCTGCGGCAACCAGCTCCCCGTGCCGGCGGCACCCGTCTAA
- the LOC135312164 gene encoding zinc finger protein 287-like isoform X1 translates to MAELKDRLEAVERRLERAEAALRDGPPWALRLPAVLVTFEDVAVRFSRQEWASLDDGQKELYRTVMEGNYETLVSLYCALSKPELLSQIEREELRTPPLEPDLEGAGMSPVPPVELDRPSDDGLLETKAGDPCGGNSKDQEESRSLAVAANCSAPHAPHEATAVPADLSQPTPSPSCPLSTWCCEAVNPNRSLLPPHAAGTGMEPFLPPRRGWQPRADAEVGIPTEVPQEGVAAEKPAVPETPSKGVEVEEDVKDSGSGGQGAVADVPKELSKAAMLDVCRATAEADPSCAVASPGEPVEGSCMGRTAACQRNSTREKFYSCPICRKNFLLKINLVIHQRSHSNWVPYICAHCDRSFMSKKKIRRHLRFRESKGFCQPSEAEECSSRAPCPASQPRAPSAVWEKPSPTRYPLSPGKMMYTCNECMENFSSQSFLILHQRRHTNHHLILCPCCNRTFTWASDFVRHHQIHTGERPYQCGVCQKTFKRHYHLSVHQRIHGRQERPFPCGNQLPVPAAPV, encoded by the exons atggcggaGCTGAAAGACCGCCTCGAGGCGGTGGAGCGGCGGCTGGAGCGGGCGGAGGCGGCGCTGCGGGACGGGCCGCCTTGGGCGCTGCGGCTGCCCGCG gtGCTGGTGACGTTCGAGGACGTGGCGGTGCGCTTCAGCCGGCAGGAGTGGGCGAGCCTGGACGACGGGCAGAAGGAGCTCTACAGGACCGTGATGGAGGGCAACTACGAGACGCTGGTGTCCTTGT ATTGTGCCCTGTCCAAGCCTGAACTCTTATCTCAGATTGAACGAGAAGAGCTGCGCACACCACCGCTGGAGCCAGACCTGGAAGGTGCCGGCATGTCCCCGGTGCCGCCTGTAG agCTGGACCGCCCGAGCGATGATGGTCTGCTGGAGACGAAGGCAGGGGACCCTTGCGGTGGGAACTCTAAGGAccaggaggaaagcaggagcCTGGCGGTCGCGGCGAACTGCAGTGCAC CACATGCCCCGCACGAAGCCACCGCTGTCCCGGCAGATCTCAGCCAGCCGACCCCGtctccttcctgccctctctCCACGTGGTGCTGTGAAGCGGTGAATCCAAACCgctctctgctgcctccccaCGCAGCAGGTACTGGGATGGagcccttcctccctcctcggCGGGGCTGGCAGCCTCGAG CAGATGCCGAGGTGGGGATCCCAACGGAGGTGCCGCAGGAGGGGGTCGCCGCGGAGAAGCCGGCGGTGCCTGAAACACCCTCGAAGGGTGTGGAAGTGGAGGAGGATGTGAAAGATTCAGGGAGTGGCGGCCAGGGTGCGGTGGCTGATGTTCCCAAAGAGCTGAGCAAGGCGGCGATGCTGGATGTCTGCAGAGCTACGGCAGAGGCGGACCCCAGCTGTGCCGTCGCCTCCCCGGGAGAGCCCGTGGAGGGCTCCTGCATGGGCCGCACGGCGGCCTGCCAGCGAAACTCCACCCGGGAGAAATTCTACTCCTGCCCCATATGCAGGAAAAACTTTCTGCTGAAGATCAACCTCGTCATCCACCAGCGGAGCCACAGCAACTGGGTGCCCTACATCTGCGCGCACTGCGACCGGAGCTTCATGTCCAAGAAGAAGATCCGACGTCACCTGCGGTTCCGGGAGTCCAAGGGGTTCTGCCAGCCCTCGGAGGCAGAGGAGTGCTCCAGCCGGGCGCCgtgccctgcctcccagccccgAGCCCCCAGTGCCGTGTGGGAGAAGCCCAGCCCCACCAGATACCCGCTGTCGCCTGGCAAAATGATGTACACGTGCAATGAGTGCATGGAGAACTTCTCCAGCCAGAGCTTTCTGATCCTGCACCAGCGCCGGCACACTAACCACCACCTCATCCTCTGTCCCTGCTGCAACCGGACCTTCACCTGGGCCTCGGATTTTGTCCGCCACCACCAGATCCACACGGGCGAGCGGCCCTACCAGTGCGGCGTCTGCCAGAAGACTTTCAAGCGTCATTACCACCTCAGCGTGCACCAGAGGATCCACGGGCGGCAGGAGAGGCCCTTCCCCTGCGGCAACCAGCTCCCCGTGCCGGCGGCACCCGTCTAA